From the Scylla paramamosain isolate STU-SP2022 chromosome 15, ASM3559412v1, whole genome shotgun sequence genome, one window contains:
- the LOC135107286 gene encoding uncharacterized protein LOC135107286 isoform X2 has translation MSSGLMVISEVVSWEWVRVVRMRRVYCGRRGGGDQLPVTRDDEKRVRTCGVFPSSGSSLGDPSATPCKYLFVAAPHTPPSLALPVWLAGMRVCSCHQSPPYCQLLSGTPGEAFK, from the exons GGTTGATGGTCATCAGTGAGGTCGTTAGCTGGGAATGGGTGCGAGTGGTGCGCATGCGTCGAGTGTACTgcggcagaagaggaggaggagaccagtTGCCGGTGACGAGGGACGACGAGAAGCGCGTGAGGACGTGTGGTGTTTTTCCTTCGTCAGGTAGCTCGTTGGGAGATCCTTCTGCTACGCCCTGTAAGTATCT ATTCGTCGCCGCTCCACACACCCCGCCGAGCCTCGCCTTGCCGGTGTGGTTGGCGGGGATGCGGGTGTGTTCATGTCACCAGTCGCCGCCTTACTGCCAGCTGCTCAGTGGTACTCCTGGCGAGGCGTTCAAGTAA
- the LOC135107286 gene encoding uncharacterized protein LOC135107286 isoform X1, whose product MSSGLMVISEVVSWEWVRVVRMRRVYCGRRGGGDQLPVTRDDEKRVRTCGVFPSSGSSLGDPSATPYSSPLHTPRRASPCRCGWRGCGCVHVTSRRLTASCSVVLLARRSSNVKS is encoded by the exons GGTTGATGGTCATCAGTGAGGTCGTTAGCTGGGAATGGGTGCGAGTGGTGCGCATGCGTCGAGTGTACTgcggcagaagaggaggaggagaccagtTGCCGGTGACGAGGGACGACGAGAAGCGCGTGAGGACGTGTGGTGTTTTTCCTTCGTCAGGTAGCTCGTTGGGAGATCCTTCTGCTACGCCCT ATTCGTCGCCGCTCCACACACCCCGCCGAGCCTCGCCTTGCCGGTGTGGTTGGCGGGGATGCGGGTGTGTTCATGTCACCAGTCGCCGCCTTACTGCCAGCTGCTCAGTGGTACTCCTGGCGAGGCGTTCAAGTAATGTGAAGTCGTAG